One stretch of Nicotiana tabacum cultivar K326 chromosome 18, ASM71507v2, whole genome shotgun sequence DNA includes these proteins:
- the LOC142172661 gene encoding agamous-like MADS-box protein AGL80 — protein sequence MTKKGLRNIQNLSESKKKKKAILDKRTTALCKRAEALSILCMIEVGLIIYSPVETNSFVWPSLTHAADIVTNYLMFTEVQRENKLVRHDVYLQEKVNDMEKSVRSKIEQMAEKMEMKTLFNQLVKGRNINELDVRQMKGLLKLFDEKRARLEERKKQLNEQLVDENVASPSSAIGLGESEGNPNDDGENNDGP from the coding sequence ATGACTAAAAAGGGGCTTAGGAATATTCAGAATCTCagtgaaagtaaaaaaaaaaaaaaagcaatctTAGATAAAAGAACAACAGCTTTATGTAAGAGAGCAGAAGCGCTGTCAATTCTCTGTATGATAGAAGTAGGTCTAATAATATATAGTCCTGTTGAAACTAATTCTTTTGTTTGGCCATCTTTAACCCATGCTGCGGATATTGTAACGAACTATTTAATGTTTACCGAGGTCCAAAGAGAAAATAAGTTAGTTAGACATGACGTCTACCTTCAAGAAAAAGTGAATGATATGGAAAAAAGTGTTAGGTCGAAAATTGAACAAATGGCTGAGAAGATGGAAATGAAGACTCTCTTCAACCAACTTGTCAAGGGAAGGAACATCAATGAACTCGATGTTAGACAAATGAAAGGTTTGCTAAAGCTATTTGATGAGAAGAGGGCTAGGcttgaagaaagaaagaaacaactcaATGAACAGTTAGTAGATGAGAATGTTGCAAGTCCAAGCAGTGCTATAGGGCTTGGAGAATCAGAAGGTAATCCCAACGATGATGGAGAGAATAATGATGGACCTTGA